The following proteins come from a genomic window of Columba livia isolate bColLiv1 breed racing homer chromosome 27, bColLiv1.pat.W.v2, whole genome shotgun sequence:
- the MATK gene encoding megakaryocyte-associated tyrosine-protein kinase isoform X1: MSGKHWSPGTQCVTKHDHTKPKSQELAFRKGDVVTIIEAVEGKGWYRAKHNGTGQEGLLAASALRERGAIRADPKLSLMPWFHGKISGVEAVQELQPPEDGLFLVRESVRHPGDYVLCVSFGKEVIHYRVVHEENTLSIDSQQYFSNLIDMIEHYTKEQGAICTKLVKPKPKTGMKSAEKELAKAGWLLNLQHLTLGDRIGQGEFGDVLQGEYMGQKVAVKNIKCDVTAQAFLAETAAMTKVRHKNLVCLLGVILHNGLYIVMEFMSKGNLVNFLRTRGRALISTQQLLLFALDVAQGMDYLESKKLVHRDLAARNILISEENVAKVSDFGLARVNPKGTDATLLPVKWTAPEALKHNKFSSKSDVWSYGILLWETFSFGRAPYPKLSLKEVTEQLEQGYRMEPPEGCPPTVYALMRSCWELEPGKRPSFKKLTEKLQKELKHLTDV, from the exons ATGTCCGGG AAGCACTGGTCCCCCGGGACGCAGTGTGTCACCAAGCACGACCACACCAAGCCCAAGTCCCAGGAGCTGGCTTTCCGCAAGGGCGACGTGGTCACCATCATCGAGGCCGTGGAG ggcaaAGGCTGGTACCGCGCCAAGCACAacgggacagggcaggaggggctgctggcagccagTGCGCTGCGGGAGCGCGGGGCCATCCGCGCTGACCCCAAGCTCAGCCTCATGCC CTGGTTCCACGGGAAGATCTCGGGGGTGGAAGcggtgcaggagctgcagccaccCGAGGACGGGCTGTTCCTGGTGCGTGAGTCTGTCCGGCACCCTGGTGACTACGTGCTGTGCGTGAGCTTCGGCAAGGAGGTGATCCACTACCGCGTGGTGCATGAGGAGAACACGCTCAGCATCGACAGCCAGCAGTACTTCTCCAACCTCATTGACATGATTGAG CACTACACGAAGGAGCAGGGAGCCATCTGCACCAAGCTGGTGAAGCCCAAACCAAAAACTGGGATGAAGTCAGCTGAGAAGGAGCTGGCCAAAG CTGGCTGGTTGCTGAACTTGCAACACCTCACGTTGGGAGACCGCATTGGGCAAGGCGAGTTCGGAG atGTCCTGCAAGGGGAGTACATGGGGCAGAAGGTGGCTGTGAAGAACATCAAGTGTGACGTGACTGCCCAGGCCTTCCTCGCTGAAACGGCTGCCATGAC GAAGGTCCGGCACAAAAACCTGGTGTGTTTGCTTGGCGTGATCCTGCACAATGGCCTCTACATTGTCATGGAGTTCATGAGCAAG GGCAACCTGGTGAACTTCTTGCGCACGCGGGGCCGGGCACTCATCTCGacgcagcagctcctcctgttcGCTCT GGACGTGGCCCAGGGTATGGACTACCTGGAGTCCAAGAAGCTGGTGCACAGGGACCTGGCTGCCCGCAACATCCTCATCTCTGAGGAGAACGTGGCCAAAGTGAGCGATTTTGGCTTGGCTCGGGTCAATCCCAAGGGCACAGATGCCACCTTGCTACCTGTGAAGTGGACGGCCCCAGAGGCCCTGAAACACAAT aaattcTCCTCCAAGTCGGACGTGTGGAGCTACGGGATCCTCCTGTGGGAAACCTTCTCCTTTGGCCGAGCGCCCTACCCCAAGCTG AGCCTGAAGGAGGTGacagagcagctggagcaggggtACCGCATGGAGCCCCCCGAGGGCTGCCCACCCACTGTCTATGCCCtgatgaggagctgctgggagctggagcCAGGCAAGAGGCCGTCCTTCAAGAAACTCACGGAGAAGCTGCAGAAGGAACTGAAGCACCTGACGGATGTTTAG
- the MATK gene encoding megakaryocyte-associated tyrosine-protein kinase isoform X2, with protein MSGVSRVAGDASTSLPTSGSTGPPGRSVSPSTTTPSPSPRSWLSARATWSPSSRPWSWFHGKISGVEAVQELQPPEDGLFLVRESVRHPGDYVLCVSFGKEVIHYRVVHEENTLSIDSQQYFSNLIDMIEHYTKEQGAICTKLVKPKPKTGMKSAEKELAKAGWLLNLQHLTLGDRIGQGEFGDVLQGEYMGQKVAVKNIKCDVTAQAFLAETAAMTKVRHKNLVCLLGVILHNGLYIVMEFMSKGNLVNFLRTRGRALISTQQLLLFALDVAQGMDYLESKKLVHRDLAARNILISEENVAKVSDFGLARVNPKGTDATLLPVKWTAPEALKHNKFSSKSDVWSYGILLWETFSFGRAPYPKLSLKEVTEQLEQGYRMEPPEGCPPTVYALMRSCWELEPGKRPSFKKLTEKLQKELKHLTDV; from the exons ATGTCCGGGGTGAGCAGGGTTGCCGGAGATGCCAGCACTTCCCTGCCGACATCAGG AAGCACTGGTCCCCCGGGACGCAGTGTGTCACCAAGCACGACCACACCAAGCCCAAGTCCCAGGAGCTGGCTTTCCGCAAGGGCGACGTGGTCACCATCATCGAGGCCGTGGAG CTGGTTCCACGGGAAGATCTCGGGGGTGGAAGcggtgcaggagctgcagccaccCGAGGACGGGCTGTTCCTGGTGCGTGAGTCTGTCCGGCACCCTGGTGACTACGTGCTGTGCGTGAGCTTCGGCAAGGAGGTGATCCACTACCGCGTGGTGCATGAGGAGAACACGCTCAGCATCGACAGCCAGCAGTACTTCTCCAACCTCATTGACATGATTGAG CACTACACGAAGGAGCAGGGAGCCATCTGCACCAAGCTGGTGAAGCCCAAACCAAAAACTGGGATGAAGTCAGCTGAGAAGGAGCTGGCCAAAG CTGGCTGGTTGCTGAACTTGCAACACCTCACGTTGGGAGACCGCATTGGGCAAGGCGAGTTCGGAG atGTCCTGCAAGGGGAGTACATGGGGCAGAAGGTGGCTGTGAAGAACATCAAGTGTGACGTGACTGCCCAGGCCTTCCTCGCTGAAACGGCTGCCATGAC GAAGGTCCGGCACAAAAACCTGGTGTGTTTGCTTGGCGTGATCCTGCACAATGGCCTCTACATTGTCATGGAGTTCATGAGCAAG GGCAACCTGGTGAACTTCTTGCGCACGCGGGGCCGGGCACTCATCTCGacgcagcagctcctcctgttcGCTCT GGACGTGGCCCAGGGTATGGACTACCTGGAGTCCAAGAAGCTGGTGCACAGGGACCTGGCTGCCCGCAACATCCTCATCTCTGAGGAGAACGTGGCCAAAGTGAGCGATTTTGGCTTGGCTCGGGTCAATCCCAAGGGCACAGATGCCACCTTGCTACCTGTGAAGTGGACGGCCCCAGAGGCCCTGAAACACAAT aaattcTCCTCCAAGTCGGACGTGTGGAGCTACGGGATCCTCCTGTGGGAAACCTTCTCCTTTGGCCGAGCGCCCTACCCCAAGCTG AGCCTGAAGGAGGTGacagagcagctggagcaggggtACCGCATGGAGCCCCCCGAGGGCTGCCCACCCACTGTCTATGCCCtgatgaggagctgctgggagctggagcCAGGCAAGAGGCCGTCCTTCAAGAAACTCACGGAGAAGCTGCAGAAGGAACTGAAGCACCTGACGGATGTTTAG